A single window of Sporosarcina sp. Marseille-Q4943 DNA harbors:
- a CDS encoding IS3 family transposase (programmed frameshift), which produces MAKYTLEYKLAAVNRYLEGGESYISIERSIRTPVSVVMNWVKQYQAHGIDGLIKKSYTNYSLQFKLDVLNYMSDNGTSPNETAVIFNISSPATIRAWRILFEKGGIDALTSKKKGRPSMKKESQEKRNNESPKDDTVASLHAEVAQLRMENEYPKKVECLSSEQGKITKQDKAKVIYELRLKFPVKALIKLAGIPRSTYYYWIDQFNRPDKDAELKEMIQSIYHEHKGRYGYRRIKDELENKGYNVNHKKVQRLMKELGLKCVVRMKKYRSYKGQVGKIAPNVLDRDFNSDKPNQKWVTDITEFKLFSEKLYLSPILDLFNGEIITYTLGSRPTYSLVSDMLEKSFERLTDEDELILHSDQGWHYQMKQYRHALKKNGITQSMSRKGNCYDNAVIENFFGILKSEFLYLNEFESVDHFKKELEEYMNYYNDKRIKSKLKGKSPVQYRTLAQRAA; this is translated from the exons ATGGCAAAATATACGCTTGAATATAAACTAGCTGCTGTTAATCGGTATTTGGAAGGCGGAGAAAGTTATATTTCAATTGAAAGGTCAATTAGAACACCTGTAAGCGTAGTGATGAACTGGGTAAAGCAATATCAAGCTCATGGGATAGATGGTTTAATAAAGAAAAGCTACACAAATTACTCCTTACAGTTTAAACTGGATGTACTTAATTACATGAGTGATAATGGGACGTCACCAAATGAAACAGCTGTGATTTTCAACATTTCCTCTCCAGCAACGATAAGAGCTTGGAGGATCCTTTTTGAAAAAGGTGGAATAGACGCCCTCACTTCTAAGAAAAAGGGGCGTCCATCCATGAAAAAAGAATCCCAAGAGAAACGAAATAACGAGTCTCCAAAAGATGATACTGTCGCATCTTTACATGCCGAAGTGGCACAATTACGTATGGAGAATGAGTATC CTAAAAAAGTTGAATGCCTTAGTTCAGAACAAGGGAAAATCACCAAACAAGATAAAGCGAAAGTAATCTATGAACTAAGGCTAAAATTCCCGGTTAAAGCACTTATAAAGTTGGCTGGTATACCCCGCAGCACCTATTATTACTGGATTGATCAATTCAATCGTCCTGACAAGGATGCGGAGTTAAAGGAAATGATACAGTCAATATATCATGAACACAAAGGCCGTTACGGCTATCGTCGTATCAAGGACGAATTAGAAAACAAAGGATATAATGTGAATCATAAAAAAGTGCAGCGATTAATGAAGGAATTAGGTTTGAAATGTGTTGTCCGTATGAAGAAATATCGTTCATATAAAGGGCAGGTTGGGAAGATAGCACCAAATGTGTTAGATCGTGATTTCAATTCCGATAAGCCAAATCAAAAATGGGTAACAGATATTACAGAGTTTAAGTTATTCAGTGAGAAGCTCTATCTATCTCCTATTCTTGATTTATTTAATGGTGAAATCATCACATACACTCTGGGTTCCAGGCCAACTTACTCACTGGTATCAGATATGTTAGAGAAGTCTTTTGAGCGATTGACGGATGAGGATGAACTGATTCTTCATTCAGACCAGGGATGGCATTACCAAATGAAACAGTATCGCCATGCCTTGAAAAAAAACGGAATAACACAGAGTATGTCCCGTAAGGGAAACTGTTATGACAACGCTGTGATTGAGAACTTCTTCGGGATCTTGAAGTCTGAATTTCTTTATTTAAATGAATTTGAAAGTGTTGATCATTTTAAAAAAGAACTTGAAGAATATATGAATTACTATAATGACAAGCGTATCAAGTCTAAATTAAAAGGCAAGAGCCCTGTACAATACCGGACTCTTGCCCAACGCGCAGCTTAA
- a CDS encoding glycine betaine ABC transporter substrate-binding protein codes for MRKKFISLLLIAIVASMLSGCIFIEEDSLTLGSRNNTESIILSHVMGQLIENKTDIKVIYKENLGGSNVVWNAMLNGNIDVVPDYTGTIVVNYYHEEPGNAEETLEMTRRLVGEDGIIAFNTFGFNNTYTLALDESKAEELGVVTFSDFAAYSEDFTLGAVFEFIDRPDGLPGFQKEYGLKFKNVRGMDHGIMYRSINAGEVDVINSYTTDGQLQEFDLRVLEDDKSYFPPYHALPLVRKETLKEYPEIEAVLKQLEGMIDEEAMQKMNAKVDNDGMMVERVAEEFLVESGLIEAE; via the coding sequence ATGAGGAAGAAGTTTATTTCATTGCTGCTCATTGCAATTGTCGCAAGCATGCTTTCCGGCTGTATCTTCATTGAAGAGGACTCATTGACGCTCGGTTCACGGAACAATACGGAAAGCATCATCTTGTCGCACGTCATGGGACAGTTGATTGAGAATAAAACAGACATCAAAGTCATCTATAAAGAAAACCTCGGCGGCTCGAACGTCGTGTGGAACGCGATGCTGAACGGCAATATTGACGTCGTTCCTGATTATACAGGGACAATTGTCGTCAACTATTACCACGAAGAGCCAGGTAACGCCGAAGAGACGTTGGAAATGACAAGACGACTCGTCGGTGAAGACGGCATCATCGCTTTCAACACATTCGGCTTCAACAACACGTACACCCTCGCGTTGGATGAATCAAAAGCGGAAGAACTTGGGGTCGTCACATTCAGTGACTTCGCTGCATATTCGGAAGACTTTACATTAGGCGCGGTCTTCGAATTCATCGACCGCCCCGACGGACTGCCCGGCTTCCAGAAGGAATACGGGTTGAAATTCAAGAACGTCCGAGGCATGGACCACGGCATCATGTACCGTTCGATTAACGCCGGCGAAGTTGACGTCATCAACTCCTACACGACAGACGGCCAATTGCAGGAATTCGACTTGCGTGTGTTGGAAGACGACAAATCCTACTTCCCTCCGTATCATGCGCTCCCGCTCGTGCGGAAAGAAACGTTGAAGGAGTATCCTGAAATCGAAGCGGTTCTGAAGCAGCTCGAAGGTATGATCGACGAAGAGGCGATGCAAAAGATGAACGCCAAAGTCGACAACGACGGCATGATGGTTGAAAGGGTTGCAGAGGAGTTTTTGGTGGAGAGTGGGTTGATCGAGGCGGAGTGA
- a CDS encoding ABC transporter permease → MNNLSIWQQLTEQSQMRWREVLEATSVHIQLVFFSMLIAIILGVSLGILVTRVPKLTTLVLGGAGVMQTIPSLALLGFMIPIFGIGVKTAIAALFLYSLLPIARNTYAGIIDVDPATREAAKGMGMTSAQILFKVELPLAIPVIMAGIRTAAVINVGNATLAAFIGAGGLGDFIFLGITRGIDGLILLGAIPAALLAIILEVFFGSVERWTTPKGLKAE, encoded by the coding sequence ATGAATAATTTATCAATCTGGCAACAATTGACCGAACAATCACAGATGCGCTGGAGAGAAGTTCTTGAAGCGACATCCGTCCATATCCAACTCGTGTTCTTCTCGATGTTGATCGCCATCATTCTCGGCGTTTCACTCGGAATCCTCGTCACGCGTGTTCCAAAACTGACGACACTCGTACTCGGCGGCGCAGGCGTCATGCAGACGATTCCAAGCCTTGCCTTGCTCGGCTTCATGATTCCTATTTTCGGAATCGGCGTAAAAACTGCGATCGCTGCTCTATTCCTTTATTCGTTGTTGCCGATTGCCCGAAACACATATGCAGGAATCATCGACGTCGACCCTGCTACGCGGGAAGCTGCTAAAGGAATGGGCATGACAAGTGCACAAATTCTTTTTAAAGTGGAGCTGCCACTCGCGATTCCCGTCATCATGGCCGGAATTCGGACAGCTGCTGTCATTAACGTCGGAAACGCTACCCTCGCCGCATTCATTGGCGCAGGCGGACTTGGAGATTTCATTTTCCTCGGAATTACGCGCGGAATCGATGGATTGATTCTTCTTGGCGCAATCCCTGCAGCATTGCTTGCCATCATTCTCGAAGTGTTCTTCGGCTCGGTTGAGCGCTGGACGACACCGAAAGGATTGAAGGCTGAATGA